One genomic region from Candidatus Nitrospira nitrificans encodes:
- a CDS encoding relaxase/mobilization nuclease domain-containing protein codes for MTPLTSQIDEKLDEWGSRLFNVSTETLPRPRSSTRNPFGSAKLVRPGGRLSTSRARATYVRQKLQAMVRRAPQVMVKLVRAPKGMKGISNNLTYISRDGQLEIEDQDGQVVLGKEAVADLKAEWRDGGMPIAADSTMRDAFHLVLSMPTRTDPLSVQRAARDFATREFAGFQYAMVLHTFETDPDPHPSPHPHVHLTVKAAGLYGVRLNPRKADLQRWREGFAEALREHGIEATTTSRIHRTTHERWTVRHLPEPSKKGETLERLQRTTRRQGRAQEVMRNYEQVMRALARSDRGEDRQLASDLVRYLGGRGRTSETDRERGKDRER; via the coding sequence ATGACCCCGCTAACCAGCCAGATTGACGAGAAGCTGGATGAGTGGGGGAGTCGGCTCTTCAATGTCTCAACGGAGACTCTCCCACGCCCGAGGTCCAGCACGCGCAATCCGTTTGGTTCCGCCAAGCTTGTGCGTCCCGGCGGACGGCTCAGCACGTCACGGGCTCGCGCGACCTACGTGCGGCAGAAGTTACAAGCCATGGTCCGCCGTGCGCCCCAAGTCATGGTGAAACTAGTCAGGGCGCCGAAAGGGATGAAGGGCATCTCGAACAATCTCACCTACATTTCGCGGGATGGCCAACTCGAGATTGAGGACCAGGATGGTCAGGTCGTTCTTGGGAAGGAGGCCGTGGCCGATCTGAAAGCCGAATGGCGCGACGGCGGCATGCCGATCGCCGCCGACTCGACCATGCGCGATGCCTTTCATCTCGTCCTCTCCATGCCGACCAGGACCGATCCCTTGTCGGTCCAACGGGCGGCCCGTGACTTTGCGACACGAGAGTTCGCAGGATTTCAGTATGCCATGGTGCTCCATACGTTTGAGACCGATCCGGACCCGCATCCCTCTCCGCACCCACATGTGCACTTGACGGTCAAAGCAGCAGGCCTATACGGAGTTCGCTTAAATCCCAGGAAGGCCGATCTGCAACGCTGGCGGGAGGGGTTTGCGGAGGCGTTACGCGAACATGGCATTGAGGCCACGACCACGAGCCGAATTCATCGCACGACGCACGAACGGTGGACTGTTCGGCATCTACCTGAACCGAGCAAAAAAGGGGAGACGCTGGAGCGGCTGCAACGCACAACGCGCCGACAGGGACGAGCGCAGGAAGTCATGCGGAATTATGAGCAGGTGATGCGGGCGCTAGCCCGGTCGGATCGGGGGGAGGATCGGCAGCTGGCGTCGGATTTGGTGCGCTATCTCGGGGGACGAGGCCGGACTTCGGAGACCGACAGGGAGCGAGGGAAGGACCGTGAGCGATGA
- a CDS encoding AbrB/MazE/SpoVT family DNA-binding domain-containing protein → MPAETSKVGKRGAVVIPASLRRRFGITEGSLVIAEERAEGVLIRPAAAFPLEMYTPERQAEFLLSNAVDSKDYARAKEAVRKMGLDVRKIPHYKPARS, encoded by the coding sequence ATGCCCGCAGAAACGAGCAAGGTCGGCAAACGAGGGGCTGTGGTGATTCCGGCCTCGCTACGGCGCCGTTTCGGCATCACGGAGGGCTCGCTCGTGATTGCTGAGGAACGAGCCGAAGGAGTCCTGATTCGACCGGCTGCTGCCTTTCCCCTTGAGATGTACACCCCTGAACGGCAAGCGGAGTTTCTCCTCTCCAATGCAGTCGATTCAAAGGACTATGCGCGAGCCAAAGAGGCCGTGCGGAAGATGGGCCTCGACGTCCGAAAGATCCCTCACTACAAGCCGGCTCGTTCCTAA